The stretch of DNA GGTGGTACCCCCTGCGCGTATTATTTGGAGTTCCCAGTGTGAAGGAGAGGCCGTGTCCGTGCCCGATTTCTTCTCCGAGGTGGCACTCGACCTGCATCAGCAGCCCACCGCTGAGAAGACAGTAGAACGCATCACCGAGCACGCCCGGACGGCGGCCGGGTGCGATGACGCCGGCATCATGCTGGTCCACTCCCGTACGCGCATCGAGACGGCCGCGTCCACCTCGCCCCGCGTCACGCGCTCGCACGAGCTGCAGCACGAGCTCGACGAGGGGCCCTGCCTCGACGCCCTCGAGTCCGGGGGCAGCTACCTGTGCACCGACGTCCAGACCGACGAGCGCTGGCCCCGTTGGGGACGCGCCGCCGCCGAGCTGGGCATCCACAGCGCGATGAGCGTGCTGCTGGAGACGCGCGACCGCCGGTACGGCTCCCTGAACCTCTACGCCGATCGCACAGGCGCGTTCGACTCCAACGACCTCGCCACCGCGATGATCTTCGCGCGGCACGCCTCCATCGCGCTGGCCAACGCCCACCACGAGGCCGGACTGCTCACCGCGATCGACGCGCGCAAGGTCATCGGCCAGGCGCAGGGCATCCTGATGGAGCGCTTCGACATCGAGTCCGACCGGGCGTTCGACGTGCTGCGGCGGTACTCGCAGAACCACAACCAGAAGCTGCACGCCGTGGCGACCTGGGTCGTGGAGAACCGCAAGCGCCCCGTGTCGGAGTTCCCGGCCACGGTTCGCGTGG from Aeromicrobium phoceense encodes:
- a CDS encoding GAF domain-containing protein is translated as MSVPDFFSEVALDLHQQPTAEKTVERITEHARTAAGCDDAGIMLVHSRTRIETAASTSPRVTRSHELQHELDEGPCLDALESGGSYLCTDVQTDERWPRWGRAAAELGIHSAMSVLLETRDRRYGSLNLYADRTGAFDSNDLATAMIFARHASIALANAHHEAGLLTAIDARKVIGQAQGILMERFDIESDRAFDVLRRYSQNHNQKLHAVATWVVENRKRPVSEFPATVRVELSDVASTSDGDHQPA